The genomic window TAATAAAATTGATGATTTTTATGTAAGGTACCCTGCTGTGCAAAAACAAAACCGTTAATACAGATGAGCAATAAGGTTAAAACATGTTTTCTCATATTATTAAAGCATTTTGGAACCGAATACCACACCTAAACCTGCCGTTGCAAAAGTTTTTTGCTTGTTTGCATTGCCATTCACTGATAAAGAAATTCCTACGCCGTCAACAAAACGGAATATATACTTGGCTTCAGCAACAATTCCCACCGAGTTTTTTTGTATAATTTTATCCCTTGTGGTATCACTATTCGACTCATCGTACTTTTTCAGGTCTGCAATTAACGCTACACCCCCACCAAATTCAAACCTATGATTGGAATTGATTTTAACCCGCCTCCCTAACATCAGTGCTACTTCAGAAAAACCCGGCACAGTTGTTTCTTCTCCATCTACATTCACTTCATAACGCTCCTGCATTACAGAAGATATTTTAAACTTAAGGTAAGAACCCGGTTTATTGTATGCAATAAAGCCCGAAACCAAGGGTTTTTGCAATGTTGCAGCACCGAGCTCAAGCCCAAAACTTAGTGGATTAAAAAAATCTT from Flavobacterium sp. W4I14 includes these protein-coding regions:
- a CDS encoding hypothetical protein (product_source=Hypo-rule applied; cleavage_site_network=SignalP-noTM) translates to MKKLILLLVLTLLGSVVKAQRNVEDFFNPLSFGLELGAATLQKPLVSGFIAYNKPGSYLKFKISSVMQERYEVNVDGEETTVPGFSEVALMLGRRVKINSNHRFEFGGGVALIADLKKYDESNSDTTRDKIIQKNSVGIVAEAKYIFRFVDGVGISLSVNGNANKQKTFATAGLGVVFGSKML